One Silene latifolia isolate original U9 population chromosome 4, ASM4854445v1, whole genome shotgun sequence DNA segment encodes these proteins:
- the LOC141653355 gene encoding SWI/SNF complex component SNF12 homolog, giving the protein MTPIPASPASQPPATTNPAPTTTKKSHKSQNKSHGGGSGGVGGGTPFKTIEVAPAPRRKKRKFPENEIPPLIAAQLPESGIYAQLVELESKLDDVISRKKIEVQESVLNPPNSQKTLRIYVFNTYSNQSKSDGKSGESPSWTLKIIGRILDDGLDFGSENSVKGNSCYPKFSSFFKKITIYLDQKVYPDNHVILWENSRSPVLHEGFEVKRKGDKEFTAVIRLEMNYAPERFKLSTALTQVLGIEVETSARVMTALWQYVKVKKLQDPNDSSVFLCDPPLRKVFGEEKVRFAVAGQKLTQHLSPVQPVHLEHTIKLSGSNPSGLMCYDVLVDVPLPLGKDMSDFLEKTEKCKEIDDYDTAIIDAIKKINEHRRRWAFFLGFSQSPSEFINSVIGSQARDLKVVAGEAIQNAEKEHRAEFYNQAWTEDAVVHYLNRKTGSGIDPSGTS; this is encoded by the exons ATGACGCCAATACCTGCGTCACCAGCTTCCCAACCTCCGGCGACGACCAACCCTGCGCCCACAACAACCAAAAAATCCCACAAATCTCAGAACAAATCCCACGGCGGCGGAAGCGGCGGTGTTGGCGGTGGCACACCGTTTAAAACAATCGAAGTAGCACCCGCACCTCGCCGGAAAAAACGTAAGTTTCCGGAGAACGAAATTCCGCCACTAATCGCAGCGCAGTTGCCGGAAAGCGGTATATATGCGCAATTAGTTGAATTAGAATCGAAATTAGATGATGTTATTTCTAGGAAGAAGATCGAGGTACAGGAATCAGTGTTGAATCCTCCTAATTCTCAGAAAACTTTGCGAATTTATGTTTTTAATACGTATTCCAATCAATCTAAGAGTGATGGTAAGAGTGGTGAGAGTCCTTCTTGGACGCTTAAGATAATTGGTAGGATTTTAGATGATGGACTCGATTTCGGCTCGGAAAATAGTGTAAAGGGTAATTCTTGTTACCCTAAGTTTTCATCTTTTTTTAAGAAGATTACTATTTACTTAGATCAGAAGGTTTACCCTGATAATCATGTTATTTTGTGGGAGAATTCGCGGTCGCCTGTTCTTCATGAAGGGTTTGAGGTTAAAAGGAAGGGGGATAAGGAATTTACTGCTGTAATTAGGTTAGAGATGAATTATGCGCCTGAGAGGTTTAAATTGTCTACTGCACTTACTCAGGTTCTTGGGATTGAAGTCGAGACGAGTGCCAGGGTAATGACTGCATTATGGCAGTATGTTAAGGTTAAGAAGTTGCAGGACCCGAATGACTCGTCTGTGTTTTTATGTGACCCGCCTTTACGAAAGGTGTTTGGGGAAGAGAAGGTTAGATTTGCTGTGGCGGGTCAGAAATTGACACAGCATCTGTCGCCAGTGCAGCCGGTTCATTTGGAGCATACGATTAAGCTCTCGGGAAGTAATCCGAGTGGACTTATGTGTTATGATGTTTTAGTTGATGTTCCGCTTCCTTTAGGAAAGGATATGTCGGATTTTCTGGAGAAGACggagaaatgtaaagaaatagaTGATTATGATACTGCCATTATTGATGCTATAAAGAAGATTAATGAGCATAGGAGAAGATGGGCATTCTTTCTTGGATTTAGTCAGTCGCCTTCAGAGTTTATTAACTCTGTAATTGGTTCGCAAGCTAGGGATTTGAAAGTTGTTGCAGGTGAGGCTATTCAGAATGCTGAGAAAGAGCACCGAGCAGAGTTCTACAACCAAGCTTG GACGGAGGATGCTGTTGTGCATTACTTGAATCGAAAAACAGGCAGTGGGATTGATCCTTCTGGAACATCATGA